From the Bacillota bacterium genome, one window contains:
- the proS gene encoding proline--tRNA ligase yields the protein MEKEFVKAITPRSQDFSQWYVDVVLKAELADYAPVKGCIVFRPYGYTIWERIQAELDRRFKETGHVNAYFPLFVPESFFRREAEHVAGFSPQVAWVTRGGDEDLAERLAVRPTSETVIGVMYSKWIQSYRDLPVLINQWCNVVRWEKATRPFIRTTEFLWQEGHTCHRTAEEAEEEALRMLEVYRSFVEDFLAIPVIPGEKSPGERFAGAVRTYTIEGLMGDRRALQCATSHFLGQNFARSFDIKFLDEDGQLKYVWQTSWGISTRIVGALIMVHGDDRGLVLPPPVAPYQVVVVPIVGRDTERVLAASREVADRLRARFRVKLDDRPEFSPGWKFNDWEMRGVPLRVEVGPRDLAADQVTVSRRDTGERVAVPRSRLEEGVSDLLGEVHRGLYRKALEFRQANTHQVEDFDRFRAIMEGARGFIRAFWCEKAGCEERIKEETGATIRCLPFGEQGEGRCVLCGEPARQVAYFARAY from the coding sequence ATGGAGAAGGAGTTCGTTAAGGCCATTACACCCAGGTCACAGGATTTCTCCCAGTGGTACGTGGACGTGGTGCTCAAGGCTGAACTGGCGGATTACGCCCCCGTCAAGGGATGCATCGTATTCCGACCCTATGGCTACACCATCTGGGAGCGCATCCAGGCAGAGCTCGACCGCCGCTTCAAGGAAACCGGTCACGTGAACGCCTACTTCCCCCTCTTCGTGCCCGAGAGTTTCTTCCGCCGGGAGGCCGAGCACGTGGCCGGATTCTCCCCCCAGGTGGCGTGGGTTACCCGGGGAGGGGACGAGGATTTGGCCGAGCGGCTGGCGGTGCGCCCCACCTCGGAGACCGTCATCGGGGTCATGTACAGTAAGTGGATCCAGTCTTACCGGGACCTGCCCGTGCTCATCAACCAGTGGTGCAACGTGGTGAGGTGGGAAAAAGCCACCCGGCCCTTCATCCGCACCACCGAGTTCCTCTGGCAGGAGGGACACACCTGCCACCGCACGGCCGAAGAGGCCGAGGAAGAAGCCCTGCGCATGCTGGAAGTGTACCGCAGCTTCGTGGAGGACTTCCTCGCTATTCCCGTCATCCCCGGGGAAAAGAGTCCGGGAGAGAGATTTGCCGGGGCCGTGCGTACGTATACCATCGAAGGGCTGATGGGGGACCGGCGGGCGCTGCAATGTGCCACCTCCCATTTCTTGGGACAAAACTTCGCCCGTAGCTTCGACATCAAGTTCCTCGACGAGGACGGCCAGCTCAAGTACGTCTGGCAGACCTCCTGGGGCATTTCCACCCGTATCGTGGGAGCCCTCATCATGGTGCACGGCGACGACCGCGGTCTGGTGCTGCCGCCCCCGGTCGCGCCATACCAGGTGGTGGTGGTTCCCATCGTGGGACGGGACACGGAGCGGGTTCTGGCCGCCAGCCGGGAGGTGGCGGACCGCCTGCGCGCGCGCTTCCGGGTGAAGCTGGATGACAGGCCAGAGTTCAGCCCGGGTTGGAAGTTCAACGACTGGGAGATGCGGGGGGTGCCCCTGCGCGTAGAGGTGGGTCCCCGTGACCTGGCCGCCGATCAGGTGACGGTATCCCGGCGCGATACCGGAGAGAGGGTGGCCGTCCCTCGTTCCCGGTTGGAAGAGGGGGTGAGTGACCTGCTCGGGGAAGTGCACAGGGGGCTGTACCGGAAGGCCCTGGAGTTCCGGCAGGCCAACACCCACCAGGTAGAAGACTTCGATCGCTTCCGGGCCATCATGGAAGGAGCCCGGGGGTTCATCCGGGCATTCTGGTGTGAAAAGGCCGGGTGCGAGGAGCGCATCAAGGAGGAGACGGGAGCCACTATCAGGTGCCTGCCGTTTGGAGAGCAGGGGGAAGGTCGCTGCGTGCTGTGCGGGGAGCCGGCCCGGCAGGTGGCCTACTTTGCCCGCGCCTACTGA
- the infB gene encoding translation initiation factor IF-2 has product MRVYELAKQLNVDSKIILNVLQHLDIDARNHMSTMDEATTQLVTDIIEGRVPLERKDKPKPKAPRPKPVTRVVSAPPPPEPKVVAVGPQRGKGRREERPEEHGKEPAKQWELAPGAAVRPVFRQAVTPPAPPVPPGVTRPLPGAVARPGPGPAARPAAAAPAAARPAPAAPEGRAEAPPRPGEGQPAAQAPGAAVARAGEPARPGVETPAAAVRPAKAPEAAEARVAAAPAQGRVAPAETVSRSAEARVAPADAAAGPADARVAGAETAAPRAEAARVETATRPAEARVAPAETGARPAEAPQRPQAPAVRPVAPTWRQGAGTPVRQREEDRRGFERPPESRPGGWGRPAGAPGRPGAGAGRPGPGPGRPGAGPGRPGGGRPAPGGRPGTGMRPGWRAAPPSPMAPPKPAAKPGKKAPPRRVEPWEHEEEEEGVRRLARYHRPAPARVERKPVVAKKVTILGPLTVKELAEKLNVPAADVIKKLLEMGVLATINQELDRETAMIVASEFGAEVKEPEVTQEQLLVEDREETEGEDEALLRPRPPVVTVMGHVDHGKTSLLDAIRHTRVTDQEAGGITQHIGAYTVEWNGRQVVFIDTPGHEAFTAMRARGAKVTDIAVLVVAADDGVMPQTVEAISHARAAGVPIVVAINKIDRADARPDRVKQQLSEHGLIPEDWGGDVVMVPVSARTGENLDRLLEMILLVADLQDLKANPDRPARGTIIEAKLDRGRGPVGTVIVQAGTLRTGDVFVAGLTWGKVRAMTDDRGRQVKEAGPSMPVEVIGFEEVPLAGDILRVVPDEHVARSVAEQRQLRHRAEEQQTRRVGLEDFMRQARAGEVQELRLIIKADVQGSVEALRQALQKLEHPEVRVVILHEGVGAISESDIMLASASGAIVVGFNVRPDVNARRAAEQEGVEVRTYRIIYELLDDVRAAMRGLLKPTLREIPLGRAQVRATFHVPKVGNVAGCYVTEGKVVRGAQVRVVRDGTVVHESRIDSLKRFKEDVREVPAGMECGIFIERFQDVKEGDELEVYTVEEVRPEL; this is encoded by the coding sequence ATGCGAGTTTACGAACTGGCCAAACAACTGAACGTGGATTCCAAGATCATCCTTAACGTCCTGCAACACCTGGATATAGATGCCCGCAACCACATGAGTACCATGGACGAAGCTACCACCCAACTGGTGACGGACATCATCGAGGGCCGGGTGCCCCTTGAGCGTAAGGACAAACCGAAGCCGAAGGCGCCCCGGCCCAAACCGGTGACGCGGGTGGTCTCGGCTCCGCCGCCGCCCGAGCCCAAGGTTGTGGCCGTCGGTCCTCAGAGGGGCAAGGGCAGGCGCGAGGAGCGCCCGGAGGAGCACGGGAAGGAACCGGCGAAGCAGTGGGAGCTCGCCCCAGGCGCGGCCGTCCGTCCCGTATTTCGCCAGGCTGTGACACCCCCCGCTCCGCCCGTCCCGCCCGGAGTCACGCGGCCCCTCCCCGGTGCTGTGGCCCGGCCCGGACCCGGTCCTGCTGCCAGGCCGGCAGCGGCTGCACCAGCGGCAGCCAGGCCGGCCCCCGCGGCTCCGGAGGGGCGGGCAGAGGCGCCGCCCCGTCCCGGGGAGGGCCAGCCGGCGGCGCAGGCGCCTGGCGCGGCTGTAGCCCGCGCAGGCGAGCCTGCTCGCCCCGGGGTGGAAACCCCGGCGGCTGCCGTCCGCCCCGCTAAGGCGCCTGAGGCAGCGGAAGCGCGGGTTGCTGCTGCTCCGGCCCAGGGACGGGTTGCCCCGGCCGAGACCGTTTCTCGTTCCGCCGAGGCCCGGGTGGCTCCGGCTGATGCTGCGGCCGGTCCCGCGGATGCTCGAGTAGCTGGGGCGGAGACCGCGGCGCCACGGGCGGAAGCGGCTCGCGTTGAGACGGCCACCCGTCCTGCTGAGGCGCGTGTGGCTCCGGCGGAAACCGGAGCCCGTCCGGCCGAGGCCCCGCAGCGTCCCCAGGCTCCCGCGGTGAGGCCGGTGGCTCCCACGTGGCGCCAGGGCGCGGGCACTCCGGTAAGGCAACGGGAAGAGGACCGACGCGGGTTTGAACGGCCCCCCGAGAGCCGACCCGGAGGATGGGGTCGCCCCGCCGGCGCGCCGGGGCGTCCCGGAGCAGGTGCGGGGCGTCCCGGACCAGGTCCGGGGCGTCCCGGAGCAGGTCCAGGGCGTCCGGGAGGGGGTCGTCCGGCTCCGGGGGGTCGGCCGGGGACGGGGATGCGGCCCGGGTGGCGGGCAGCGCCGCCTTCACCCATGGCGCCTCCCAAGCCCGCCGCTAAGCCGGGCAAGAAGGCACCTCCCCGGCGGGTGGAGCCCTGGGAGCACGAGGAGGAAGAAGAAGGCGTACGCCGCCTGGCGCGCTATCACCGTCCGGCCCCTGCTCGGGTGGAGCGGAAGCCGGTGGTGGCCAAGAAAGTGACCATACTCGGTCCCCTGACCGTGAAGGAACTGGCCGAGAAGTTGAACGTGCCGGCAGCGGACGTCATCAAGAAGCTGCTTGAAATGGGAGTGCTGGCCACCATAAACCAGGAACTGGACCGAGAGACCGCTATGATCGTGGCCAGCGAATTCGGTGCTGAGGTCAAGGAGCCGGAGGTCACCCAGGAACAGCTGTTGGTCGAAGACCGCGAGGAAACAGAAGGGGAAGACGAGGCCCTGCTCAGGCCCCGTCCCCCCGTGGTCACGGTGATGGGTCACGTTGACCACGGCAAGACCTCGCTCCTGGATGCCATCCGCCACACGCGGGTCACCGATCAGGAAGCCGGAGGGATCACGCAGCACATCGGTGCTTATACCGTAGAGTGGAATGGACGACAGGTCGTGTTCATCGATACTCCCGGGCACGAGGCGTTCACCGCCATGCGTGCCCGCGGGGCGAAGGTCACGGACATCGCCGTCCTGGTGGTGGCCGCCGACGACGGGGTCATGCCCCAGACCGTGGAGGCCATCAGTCACGCCCGTGCGGCGGGCGTGCCCATCGTGGTCGCCATCAACAAGATCGATCGGGCCGATGCCCGTCCCGACCGGGTCAAGCAGCAGCTGTCCGAGCACGGCCTGATCCCGGAAGACTGGGGCGGAGACGTGGTCATGGTCCCGGTGTCCGCCCGCACCGGCGAGAACCTGGACCGGCTGCTGGAGATGATCTTGCTGGTGGCCGACCTGCAGGATCTGAAGGCCAACCCCGACCGGCCGGCCCGGGGCACCATCATCGAGGCTAAGCTGGACCGGGGCCGGGGACCGGTGGGCACCGTCATCGTACAGGCTGGTACCCTGCGTACAGGGGATGTCTTCGTGGCCGGTCTCACCTGGGGCAAGGTGAGGGCCATGACCGACGACCGCGGGCGGCAGGTGAAGGAAGCCGGTCCCTCCATGCCGGTGGAGGTGATCGGGTTCGAAGAGGTACCTCTGGCCGGGGATATCCTGCGGGTGGTTCCGGACGAGCACGTCGCCCGCAGCGTGGCCGAACAGCGGCAGCTGCGCCACCGCGCCGAAGAGCAGCAGACACGTCGGGTGGGCCTGGAGGACTTCATGCGCCAGGCCAGGGCGGGCGAGGTTCAGGAGCTGCGCCTGATCATCAAGGCGGACGTCCAGGGGTCCGTGGAGGCCCTGCGTCAGGCCCTGCAGAAGCTGGAGCACCCCGAGGTGCGCGTGGTGATCCTCCACGAGGGCGTGGGCGCCATCTCCGAGTCGGACATCATGCTTGCCTCCGCGTCCGGTGCCATTGTGGTCGGGTTCAACGTGCGTCCGGACGTCAATGCCCGCCGGGCTGCCGAGCAGGAAGGCGTGGAGGTACGCACCTACCGGATCATCTACGAACTGCTGGACGATGTGCGGGCGGCCATGCGGGGGCTGCTCAAACCCACCCTGCGGGAGATCCCCCTGGGTCGGGCCCAGGTGCGCGCCACCTTCCACGTCCCCAAGGTGGGGAATGTGGCCGGGTGCTACGTTACCGAGGGCAAGGTCGTACGGGGTGCCCAGGTGCGGGTGGTGCGCGACGGTACCGTGGTACACGAGAGCCGCATCGACTCCCTGAAGAGGTTCAAGGAGGATGTCCGGGAGGTTCCCGCCGGCATGGAATGCGGCATCTTCATCGAGCGCTTCCAGGATGTCAAGGAGGGAGACGAACTGGAAGTGTACACGGTGGAGGAGGTACGCCCCGAGCTTTGA
- a CDS encoding YlxR family protein, producing the protein MKRRHVPMRMCVGCQAMKPKREMLRIVRTPDGEILLDPTGKKSGRGAYVCPDQACLDKAVKARRLEKALGKELSSEILGALRRQVGGDSGPGGPC; encoded by the coding sequence GTGAAGCGCCGCCACGTCCCCATGCGCATGTGCGTGGGTTGCCAGGCGATGAAGCCCAAGCGGGAGATGCTGCGCATCGTGCGCACTCCCGACGGCGAGATCCTGCTGGATCCCACGGGAAAGAAGTCGGGGCGGGGGGCCTACGTGTGTCCCGATCAAGCTTGTCTGGATAAGGCGGTCAAGGCCAGAAGGTTGGAGAAAGCCCTGGGCAAGGAATTGTCTTCTGAAATACTGGGTGCCCTGCGCCGCCAGGTGGGCGGCGACTCCGGGCCAGGTGGTCCCTGCTGA
- the dsrA gene encoding dissimilatory-type sulfite reductase subunit alpha: protein MAESRTPLLDELEKGPWPSFVTDMKKLAQRKPAVQDALGQLEMSYRDKKGHWKHGGIVGVKGYGGGVIGRYSDVGDVFPNVAEFHTMRVNQPSGWFYTTEKLRRLCDIWEAYGSGLTNFHGSTGDIILLGTTTQNLQPCFDALSEAGFDLGGSGSDLRTPSACVGPARCEWACIDTLDVCHDLTNTFQDELHRPMWPYKFKLKIAGCPNDCVAAIARADLSVIGTWRDSIRIDQDAVREYAAAGMDIWREVVHKCPTGALSWNAETRELGLKAEECNRCMHCINTMPKALRPGLEKGATILIGGKATILQTAFLSWVIVPFMKLEPPYEELKDLLRRIWEWWDENAKTRERVGELIYRKGMREFLKAVGLPPAPQMVFRPRANPYYFWWPEELQEQG from the coding sequence ATGGCGGAATCCAGGACGCCGCTGCTGGACGAGCTGGAGAAGGGCCCGTGGCCCAGCTTCGTCACGGACATGAAGAAGCTCGCCCAGCGGAAGCCCGCCGTGCAGGATGCCCTGGGGCAGCTGGAGATGTCCTACCGGGACAAGAAGGGGCACTGGAAACACGGCGGCATTGTGGGAGTCAAAGGATACGGGGGAGGAGTAATCGGCAGGTATTCGGATGTCGGTGACGTTTTCCCCAACGTGGCGGAGTTCCACACCATGCGTGTGAATCAGCCCAGCGGCTGGTTCTACACCACGGAGAAGCTCCGCCGGTTGTGTGACATCTGGGAGGCCTACGGTAGCGGGCTTACCAACTTCCATGGCTCCACCGGGGACATCATCCTGCTGGGGACCACCACCCAGAACCTCCAACCCTGCTTCGATGCCCTGAGCGAGGCCGGATTTGACCTGGGTGGCTCGGGTTCCGACCTGCGTACGCCCAGCGCCTGCGTGGGTCCGGCCCGGTGCGAGTGGGCGTGTATCGACACCCTGGACGTCTGTCACGACCTGACCAACACGTTCCAGGACGAGTTGCACCGCCCCATGTGGCCATACAAGTTCAAACTCAAGATCGCCGGCTGCCCCAACGACTGCGTGGCGGCCATCGCCCGGGCCGACCTCTCCGTGATCGGTACCTGGCGGGATAGCATCCGCATTGATCAGGACGCGGTGCGGGAGTATGCCGCCGCCGGGATGGACATCTGGCGTGAAGTGGTTCACAAGTGCCCCACCGGCGCTCTTTCCTGGAATGCCGAGACGCGCGAACTGGGGCTCAAGGCGGAAGAATGCAACCGCTGCATGCACTGCATCAACACGATGCCCAAGGCCCTGCGGCCGGGACTGGAGAAGGGAGCCACCATCCTCATCGGCGGTAAGGCGACCATCCTGCAGACCGCCTTCCTTTCCTGGGTCATCGTCCCCTTTATGAAGCTGGAGCCCCCTTACGAGGAACTCAAGGATCTCCTGCGGCGCATCTGGGAATGGTGGGACGAGAACGCCAAGACCCGGGAGCGGGTGGGTGAACTGATCTACCGCAAAGGCATGCGGGAATTCCTCAAGGCGGTCGGCCTCCCGCCTGCCCCGCAGATGGTGTTTCGTCCCCGGGCCAACCCCTACTACTTCTGGTGGCCTGAGGAACTGCAGGAGCAGGGCTAG
- the rimP gene encoding ribosome maturation factor RimP, translated as MGGREVEKQVEAMAREVAGPMGLSVVDVEFSRRGRRSVLRVILDKPGGILLDECARVSEELSHMLDAADPIPGTYVLEVSSPGLDRVLRRDEEFWLFRGRRVAVHTYVPVQGQKRLEGTLLGLEEGGVHLEVDGQEVLVPRQQVAKVHLVAEI; from the coding sequence GTGGGCGGACGGGAAGTGGAAAAGCAGGTGGAAGCCATGGCCCGCGAGGTGGCGGGTCCCATGGGGCTTTCCGTGGTGGACGTGGAGTTCTCCCGGCGCGGGAGGCGGTCGGTGCTGCGGGTGATCCTGGATAAGCCGGGGGGCATTCTGCTGGACGAGTGCGCCCGCGTGAGCGAGGAGTTGAGCCACATGCTGGACGCGGCCGATCCCATCCCGGGGACGTATGTGCTGGAGGTTTCCTCACCCGGGCTGGACCGGGTACTGCGCAGGGATGAGGAGTTCTGGCTTTTCCGGGGACGTCGGGTGGCAGTACACACCTACGTTCCCGTGCAGGGGCAGAAGCGCCTGGAAGGTACCCTCCTGGGCCTGGAAGAGGGCGGGGTTCATCTGGAAGTCGACGGACAGGAGGTGCTGGTTCCCCGCCAGCAGGTGGCCAAGGTGCACCTGGTGGCAGAGATCTGA
- the ispG gene encoding flavodoxin-dependent (E)-4-hydroxy-3-methylbut-2-enyl-diphosphate synthase, protein MGRTTRAVKVGDLVLGAGNPVRVQSMTKTDTRDVDATVAQIRRLEAAGCEIVRVAVPDAEAARVLGEIRSRTKLPLVADIHYDYRLALAALDQGVDKLRINPGNIGARWKVEEVARAARDRGVPIRIGVNAGSLEKEMARSYGRTARALVESALRQADALEAVGFSDIVLSLKASDVPTTVEAYRQAAVRCPYPLHLGLTEAGTAWAGAIRSAVAIGALLLEGIGETLRVSLNADPVREVQAAWHILRAVGLRARGVELVTCPTCGRCQVDLMTVASRVEEALAGVEAPLRVAVMGCVVNGPGEAREADVGVAAGRGRAVLFRKGKRIRNVPASRMVEELLAEVQALLDGRPEDSHGIEGGSQHGEGVR, encoded by the coding sequence ATGGGAAGGACCACACGCGCGGTGAAGGTAGGAGATCTGGTCCTGGGTGCTGGCAACCCGGTGCGGGTGCAGTCCATGACCAAGACGGACACCCGGGACGTGGATGCCACCGTGGCCCAGATCCGGCGTCTGGAGGCGGCCGGATGTGAGATCGTGCGGGTGGCGGTGCCCGACGCGGAGGCTGCCCGGGTTCTGGGGGAGATCAGGAGCCGTACAAAGCTACCCCTGGTGGCGGACATCCACTACGACTACCGCCTGGCGCTGGCGGCCCTCGATCAGGGCGTGGACAAGCTGCGCATCAATCCGGGGAACATTGGTGCCCGCTGGAAGGTGGAAGAAGTGGCCCGGGCCGCCCGCGACCGCGGGGTACCCATCCGCATAGGCGTCAATGCCGGCTCCCTGGAAAAGGAGATGGCAAGGTCATACGGCCGTACCGCGCGGGCCCTGGTGGAGAGTGCCCTCCGCCAGGCAGATGCCCTGGAGGCGGTTGGGTTTTCGGACATAGTGCTGTCCCTTAAGGCTTCGGATGTCCCCACCACGGTGGAGGCTTACCGGCAGGCGGCCGTCCGCTGCCCCTATCCCCTGCATCTGGGGTTGACCGAGGCAGGTACGGCCTGGGCGGGAGCGATCAGGTCGGCGGTGGCCATAGGGGCGCTGTTGCTGGAAGGGATCGGGGAAACCCTAAGGGTATCCCTGAATGCTGACCCCGTCCGCGAAGTGCAGGCGGCGTGGCACATCCTGCGGGCGGTGGGACTGCGGGCCCGGGGCGTGGAACTGGTTACCTGCCCCACCTGCGGGCGCTGCCAGGTGGATCTCATGACGGTGGCTTCCCGCGTCGAGGAGGCTCTGGCTGGGGTGGAAGCGCCCCTGAGAGTAGCAGTCATGGGTTGCGTGGTAAACGGTCCCGGCGAGGCGCGGGAGGCCGATGTGGGAGTGGCGGCCGGTCGGGGGCGGGCTGTGCTCTTCCGTAAGGGCAAGAGGATCCGTAACGTCCCTGCCTCGCGCATGGTGGAAGAACTCCTCGCCGAAGTACAGGCCCTGCTGGATGGCCGGCCGGAGGACTCTCACGGCATAGAGGGAGGTTCTCAGCATGGAGAAGGAGTTCGTTAA
- the nusA gene encoding transcription termination factor NusA: protein MNGELVTALEQLERERGVPKEKLTEAIEAALISAYRRNFGTGQNVRVEVDPRTGAIKVFARRQVVEKVADPRQEVALEEARAINPGYAVGDIIEHEVTPREFGRIAAQTAKQVVLQKIREAERGLIYEEFASREGDIVTGIVHRHEYRNVMVDLGRTEGMLPPSEQIPGEVYRQGDRLKCYVLEVRKTTRGPQIILSRTHPGLLKRLFELEVPEIHDGIVEIKGIAREPGSRSKVAVYTRDPDVDAIGACVGPKGMRVQAIVNELRGEKLDIIRWDVDPEIYVANALSPARAIRVYCDEDTRVARVIVPDFQLSLAIGREGQNARLAAKLTGWKVDIKGESQAQGVSE, encoded by the coding sequence GTGAACGGTGAATTGGTGACTGCGCTGGAACAACTCGAGAGAGAACGCGGGGTGCCCAAGGAGAAGCTCACGGAGGCCATAGAAGCGGCCCTGATTTCAGCATACCGCCGGAACTTCGGCACGGGGCAGAACGTGAGGGTGGAAGTGGATCCGCGCACCGGCGCCATAAAGGTTTTTGCCCGCCGCCAGGTGGTCGAGAAGGTAGCGGACCCGCGCCAGGAGGTGGCCCTTGAGGAGGCCCGGGCCATCAATCCCGGTTACGCGGTGGGCGACATCATCGAGCACGAGGTGACCCCCCGCGAATTCGGTCGCATTGCCGCCCAGACCGCCAAGCAGGTGGTATTGCAGAAGATCCGGGAAGCGGAACGGGGTCTCATTTACGAGGAGTTCGCCAGTCGTGAAGGAGACATCGTGACGGGCATAGTGCACCGGCACGAGTACCGCAACGTAATGGTAGACTTGGGCAGGACCGAGGGCATGTTGCCCCCCTCGGAGCAGATACCGGGAGAGGTTTACCGCCAGGGGGATCGCTTGAAGTGCTACGTGCTGGAGGTACGAAAAACCACCAGAGGACCGCAGATCATCCTTTCCCGCACCCATCCCGGTCTTCTCAAGAGGCTGTTCGAACTGGAGGTTCCCGAAATCCACGATGGCATCGTGGAGATCAAGGGCATCGCCCGCGAGCCGGGTTCCCGGTCCAAGGTGGCAGTGTACACCCGTGACCCCGATGTGGATGCCATCGGTGCCTGCGTCGGGCCGAAGGGGATGAGGGTGCAGGCCATCGTCAACGAGTTGAGGGGCGAGAAGCTGGACATCATTCGCTGGGACGTCGACCCTGAGATTTACGTGGCCAACGCCCTCAGCCCGGCCCGGGCCATCCGCGTGTACTGCGACGAGGATACCCGCGTGGCCCGCGTGATCGTCCCCGACTTCCAGCTTTCCCTTGCCATAGGCCGGGAGGGACAGAATGCCCGGCTGGCAGCCAAGCTCACGGGCTGGAAGGTGGACATCAAAGGTGAGTCCCAGGCCCAGGGGGTGAGTGAGTGA
- a CDS encoding glycosyltransferase family 2 protein — translation MKVAAVVPAYNEERTIGRVLSTLVKCRAVDEVVVVSDGSTDGTAEVARSFGVRVVELQPNQGKGAAMCAGVAATDAPFIVFLDADLVGLREEHVTDLILPVIQGEADMTVGTFSGGRLATDLAQAITPFLSGLRALRRQVLEEVPSLEVSRYGVEVALTRHARRQRLRVKEVPLPGLTHVMKEEKLGFWAGFQARLRMYWDILRHGLRA, via the coding sequence GTGAAGGTGGCGGCGGTGGTACCCGCCTACAACGAAGAGCGTACCATAGGCCGTGTTCTTTCCACCCTGGTTAAGTGCCGGGCCGTGGACGAGGTGGTGGTGGTTTCCGACGGTTCCACCGACGGCACCGCGGAGGTGGCGCGTTCTTTCGGGGTGCGGGTGGTGGAATTGCAACCCAACCAGGGTAAGGGGGCGGCCATGTGCGCAGGGGTGGCGGCCACCGATGCCCCGTTCATCGTGTTCCTGGATGCGGACCTGGTAGGCCTGCGGGAGGAGCACGTGACGGACCTGATCCTTCCCGTGATCCAGGGGGAGGCGGACATGACGGTGGGGACCTTCAGCGGGGGGCGACTGGCCACCGATCTGGCCCAGGCCATCACCCCTTTTCTGTCTGGCCTGCGCGCTCTGCGGCGTCAGGTATTGGAAGAGGTGCCGTCGCTCGAGGTCAGCCGTTACGGCGTGGAAGTGGCCCTGACGCGGCACGCCCGCCGCCAGCGCCTGCGGGTAAAAGAAGTCCCCCTGCCGGGGCTCACCCATGTCATGAAGGAGGAGAAGCTGGGGTTTTGGGCCGGGTTTCAGGCCCGTTTGCGCATGTACTGGGACATATTGCGCCACGGTCTGCGTGCCTAG
- the dsrB gene encoding dissimilatory-type sulfite reductase subunit beta: MSRTDIGPPNYKDMLPPVIAENYGRWKYHEIVRPGVLRHVSETGAELYTVRVGSARLLTVDRVREICDVADRYCDGYLRFTSRHNIEFLVSDKSKLEPLLAELNEKGWPVGGTGNSISNMIHTQGWIHCHTPATDGSGIVKAVMDELYEYFVGMELPAKLRIALACCLNMCGAVHCSDIAMVGIHRKPPVIDHDIVSKQCEIPTLVASCPTAAIRPNPKLKSVEVNEERCMYCGNCYTMCPGMKIADPENDGVAIFVGGKVSNARTAPMFSRLAIPYLPNNPPRWPEVTAAVRKLVEVWAKNARKGERYGEWIERIGWERFFELAEIPFTDKHIDDFIFAIPTFRTAATFKW, encoded by the coding sequence GTGTCCCGGACTGACATAGGGCCTCCCAACTACAAGGACATGTTGCCACCCGTTATTGCGGAGAACTACGGGCGGTGGAAGTACCATGAGATCGTCCGGCCGGGGGTCTTGCGGCACGTGTCGGAAACGGGTGCAGAACTGTACACCGTTAGGGTGGGCTCTGCCCGCCTGCTCACGGTGGACAGGGTACGCGAGATATGCGACGTCGCCGACCGTTACTGCGACGGGTACCTGCGCTTCACCAGCCGGCACAACATCGAATTCCTGGTGTCGGACAAGAGCAAGCTAGAACCGCTCCTGGCCGAACTAAATGAGAAAGGGTGGCCCGTGGGCGGCACCGGCAACTCCATCAGCAACATGATCCACACCCAGGGCTGGATCCACTGCCACACGCCGGCCACCGACGGCTCGGGGATAGTAAAGGCGGTCATGGACGAACTGTACGAGTATTTCGTTGGCATGGAGCTGCCCGCCAAACTACGGATAGCCCTGGCGTGCTGCCTGAACATGTGCGGTGCCGTGCACTGCTCGGACATCGCCATGGTGGGCATCCACCGCAAGCCGCCCGTGATCGACCACGACATCGTCTCCAAGCAGTGCGAGATCCCCACCCTGGTCGCCAGTTGCCCCACGGCGGCCATCCGGCCCAACCCCAAGTTGAAGAGCGTGGAGGTCAACGAGGAGCGCTGCATGTACTGTGGGAACTGCTACACCATGTGCCCGGGCATGAAGATCGCCGACCCCGAGAACGACGGGGTGGCCATCTTCGTGGGCGGCAAGGTGTCCAACGCTCGGACCGCGCCCATGTTCTCGCGGCTGGCTATCCCCTATCTGCCCAACAACCCGCCGCGGTGGCCCGAGGTCACGGCCGCCGTCCGCAAGCTGGTGGAGGTGTGGGCCAAGAACGCGCGCAAGGGCGAGCGGTACGGGGAGTGGATCGAGCGCATAGGCTGGGAGCGGTTCTTTGAGCTGGCGGAGATTCCCTTCACCGACAAGCACATCGACGACTTCATCTTCGCTATTCCCACCTTCCGCACCGCGGCCACTTTCAAGTGGTAA
- a CDS encoding DUF503 domain-containing protein — protein sequence MARPARQGVRVVVVGVVRLELALPGNGCLKDKRRVIKSLVDRLRHRFNVSVAEVGHQDAHQRATVAVACVSGDRTVCGQVLDAVVRVVDASGVLLQDYEVEFY from the coding sequence GTGGCACGCCCCGCGCGCCAGGGGGTGAGGGTAGTGGTGGTGGGAGTAGTCCGCCTGGAACTGGCCCTGCCTGGCAACGGCTGTCTCAAGGACAAGCGTAGGGTGATAAAGAGCCTGGTGGATAGGCTGCGCCACCGTTTCAACGTTTCCGTGGCCGAAGTCGGCCACCAGGACGCCCACCAGCGCGCCACGGTGGCCGTGGCCTGCGTGTCGGGGGACCGCACGGTGTGCGGCCAGGTTCTGGACGCGGTGGTGCGGGTGGTGGACGCCTCGGGAGTCCTGCTTCAGGACTACGAGGTGGAATTCTACTAG